Proteins encoded by one window of Conger conger chromosome 1, fConCon1.1, whole genome shotgun sequence:
- the gnl2 gene encoding nucleolar GTP-binding protein 2 isoform X1 yields MVKPLFKGKSTINTSSSSSNPDRPKGAGGSHMRDRTTIKRLNMYRQKQRCNNRGKVIKPLQYQSTVAPGTVARVEPNIKWFMNTRVIKQSSLQKFQDEMGAVKKDPYRVVMRPSKVPMSLLHDRVKAHNAKVHILDTETFETTFGPKAQRKRPSLGAGDVQDLAERAELQAESYSADNDRDRVTEDCGVRDEMREEIFKKGQSKRIWGELYKVIDSSDVVIQVLDARDPMGTRSKSIETYLKKEKSWKHLIFVLNKCDLIPTWVTKRWVALLSQEYPTLAFHASLTNSFGKGSLIQLLRQFGKLHGDKKQISVGFIGYPNVGKSSIINTLRSKKVCNVAPIAGETKVWQYITLMRRIFLIDCPGVVYPSTDSETDIVLKGVVQVEKIKNPEEHIGAVLERAKPEYIRKTYRVPVWSSAEDFLEKLAFRMGKLLKGGEPDLPTVSKMVLNDWQRGRIPFFVKPPITETDEERRVRLAALPGATQEQEVSPAQEEGVEPVPEGAEPDAQTSQQGAEPVQKIQVSFHQNFGRINVVPEFTDEDLVPVEVSDISDLSDEEEEEEEEEEGGEKEEEEQKVEQAGDSAPAPADSRSSREVVRALDEKIAKYKQFLSRAQSKRFSAIRIPKELSATMRPPVERQRPAPAEPRPQVSTAVGRKRKLKEDGEPGPVSKQTSKERRRQERAQKARKVGVRYYDTHNVKNKNKDRKMPREAQGKGNKKAKH; encoded by the exons TGCCCCGGGAACGGTTGCCCGGGTGGAGCCCAACATTAAGTGGTTCA TGAACACGCGCGTGATCAAGCAGTCCTCCCTGCAGAAGTTCCAGGACGAGATGGGCGCGGTGAAGAAGGACCCGTACCGCGTGGTGATGAGACCCAGCAAAGTCCCCATGTCCCTGCTACACGACCGGGTCAAAGCGCAT aatGCGAAGGTGCACATCCTGGACACGGAGACGTTTGAGACCACGTTTGGGCCGAAGGCCCAGCGGAAGCGGCCCAGCCTGGGGGCGGGGGACGTGCAGGACCTGGCGGAGCGGGCCGAGCTGCAGGCGGAGAGCTACAGCGCTGACAACGACCGCGACCGTGTGACCGAGGACTGCGGCGTGCG GGACGAGATGAGAGAGGAGATCTTCAAGAAGGGCCAGTCCAAGAGGATCTGGGGAGAGCTCTATAAG GTGATCGACTCCTCGGACGTGGTCATCCAGGTGCTGGACGCCCGGGACCCCATGGGCACGCGGTCGAAGAGCATCGAGACGTACCTGAAGAAGGAGAAGTCCTGGAAGCACCTCATCTTCGTGCTCAACAAGTGTGACCTCATCCCCACCTGGGTCACG AAACGCTGGGTGGCACTGCTTTCCCAGGAGTACCCGACGCTGGCCTTCCACGCCAGCCTCACCAACTCCTTCGGCAAGGGCTCCCTGATCCAGCTCCTGCGGCAGTTTGGCAAG CTCCACGGGGATAAGAAGCAGATCAGCGTGGGCTTCATCGGGTACCCCAACGTGGGCAAGAGCTCCATCATCAACACCCTGCGCTCCAAAAAGGTCTGCAACGTGGCGCCCATCGCCGGGGAGACCAAG GTGTGGCAGTACATCACTCTGATGCGGCGCATCTTCCTGATTGACTGCCCGGGCGTGGTGTACCCCTCCACTGACAGCGAGACCGACATCGTGCTGAAGGGAGTG GTCCAAGTGGAGAAGATCAAGAACCCGGAAGAGCACATCGGAGCGGTTCTGGAGCGGGCCAAGCCGGAATACATCCGGAAAACCTACCGGGTCCCTGTCTGGAGCTCGGCCGAGGACTTCCTGGAAAAGCTGGCGTTCCGAATGGGAAAACTCCTGAAG ggGGGCGAGCCGGACCTCCCCACAGTTTCCAAAATGGTGCTGAACGACTGGCAGAGGGGGCGGATCCCCTTCTTTGTGAAGCCCCCCATCACTGAGACAGAcgaggag aggaggGTGAGACTCGCTGCCCTGCCAGGGGccacacaggaacaggaagtgagccccGCCCAGGAAGAGGGGGTGGAGCCTGTGCCCGAGGGGGCGGAGCCAGATGCCCAGACATCGCAGCAGGGGGCGGAGCCTGTGCAGAAGATCCAGGTCTCCTTCCACCAGAACTTCGGCCGCATCAACGTGGTGCCCGAGTTCACTGACGAGGACCTGGTGCCCGTGGAGGTGTCGGACATCTCCGACCTGTcagatgaggaggaggaagaggaggaggaggaggagggtggggagaaggaggaggaagagcagaaAGTTGAGCAGGCCGGGGActccgcccccgcccctgcAGACAGCAGGAGCTCCCGGGAGGTGGTCCGAGCTCTGGACGAGAAGATCGCCAAGTACAAGCAGTTCCTGTCGCGCGCCCAGTCCAAGAGGTTCTCCGCCATCCG AATCCCCAAGGAGCTCTCCGCGACCATGCGCCCGCCAGTGGAGCGGCAGAGACCGGCGCCCGCAGAGCCACGCCCACAAG tgAGCACAGCAGtgggcaggaagaggaagttgAAGGAAGACGGCGAGCCGGGGCCCGTGTCCAAACAGACGTCCAAAGAG AGGAGAAGGCAGGAGCGCGCTCAGAAGGCCAGGAAGGTGGGTGTGCGGTACTACGACACGCACAACgtcaagaacaagaacaaggaCAGGAAGATGCCCAGAGAGGCCCAGGGCAAGGGCAACAAGAAGGCCAAACACTAG
- the gnl2 gene encoding nucleolar GTP-binding protein 2 isoform X2 — MSLLHDRVKAHNAKVHILDTETFETTFGPKAQRKRPSLGAGDVQDLAERAELQAESYSADNDRDRVTEDCGVRDEMREEIFKKGQSKRIWGELYKVIDSSDVVIQVLDARDPMGTRSKSIETYLKKEKSWKHLIFVLNKCDLIPTWVTKRWVALLSQEYPTLAFHASLTNSFGKGSLIQLLRQFGKLHGDKKQISVGFIGYPNVGKSSIINTLRSKKVCNVAPIAGETKVWQYITLMRRIFLIDCPGVVYPSTDSETDIVLKGVVQVEKIKNPEEHIGAVLERAKPEYIRKTYRVPVWSSAEDFLEKLAFRMGKLLKGGEPDLPTVSKMVLNDWQRGRIPFFVKPPITETDEERRVRLAALPGATQEQEVSPAQEEGVEPVPEGAEPDAQTSQQGAEPVQKIQVSFHQNFGRINVVPEFTDEDLVPVEVSDISDLSDEEEEEEEEEEGGEKEEEEQKVEQAGDSAPAPADSRSSREVVRALDEKIAKYKQFLSRAQSKRFSAIRIPKELSATMRPPVERQRPAPAEPRPQVSTAVGRKRKLKEDGEPGPVSKQTSKERRRQERAQKARKVGVRYYDTHNVKNKNKDRKMPREAQGKGNKKAKH; from the exons ATGTCCCTGCTACACGACCGGGTCAAAGCGCAC aatGCGAAGGTGCACATCCTGGACACGGAGACGTTTGAGACCACGTTTGGGCCGAAGGCCCAGCGGAAGCGGCCCAGCCTGGGGGCGGGGGACGTGCAGGACCTGGCGGAGCGGGCCGAGCTGCAGGCGGAGAGCTACAGCGCTGACAACGACCGCGACCGTGTGACCGAGGACTGCGGCGTGCG GGACGAGATGAGAGAGGAGATCTTCAAGAAGGGCCAGTCCAAGAGGATCTGGGGAGAGCTCTATAAG GTGATCGACTCCTCGGACGTGGTCATCCAGGTGCTGGACGCCCGGGACCCCATGGGCACGCGGTCGAAGAGCATCGAGACGTACCTGAAGAAGGAGAAGTCCTGGAAGCACCTCATCTTCGTGCTCAACAAGTGTGACCTCATCCCCACCTGGGTCACG AAACGCTGGGTGGCACTGCTTTCCCAGGAGTACCCGACGCTGGCCTTCCACGCCAGCCTCACCAACTCCTTCGGCAAGGGCTCCCTGATCCAGCTCCTGCGGCAGTTTGGCAAG CTCCACGGGGATAAGAAGCAGATCAGCGTGGGCTTCATCGGGTACCCCAACGTGGGCAAGAGCTCCATCATCAACACCCTGCGCTCCAAAAAGGTCTGCAACGTGGCGCCCATCGCCGGGGAGACCAAG GTGTGGCAGTACATCACTCTGATGCGGCGCATCTTCCTGATTGACTGCCCGGGCGTGGTGTACCCCTCCACTGACAGCGAGACCGACATCGTGCTGAAGGGAGTG GTCCAAGTGGAGAAGATCAAGAACCCGGAAGAGCACATCGGAGCGGTTCTGGAGCGGGCCAAGCCGGAATACATCCGGAAAACCTACCGGGTCCCTGTCTGGAGCTCGGCCGAGGACTTCCTGGAAAAGCTGGCGTTCCGAATGGGAAAACTCCTGAAG ggGGGCGAGCCGGACCTCCCCACAGTTTCCAAAATGGTGCTGAACGACTGGCAGAGGGGGCGGATCCCCTTCTTTGTGAAGCCCCCCATCACTGAGACAGAcgaggag aggaggGTGAGACTCGCTGCCCTGCCAGGGGccacacaggaacaggaagtgagccccGCCCAGGAAGAGGGGGTGGAGCCTGTGCCCGAGGGGGCGGAGCCAGATGCCCAGACATCGCAGCAGGGGGCGGAGCCTGTGCAGAAGATCCAGGTCTCCTTCCACCAGAACTTCGGCCGCATCAACGTGGTGCCCGAGTTCACTGACGAGGACCTGGTGCCCGTGGAGGTGTCGGACATCTCCGACCTGTcagatgaggaggaggaagaggaggaggaggaggagggtggggagaaggaggaggaagagcagaaAGTTGAGCAGGCCGGGGActccgcccccgcccctgcAGACAGCAGGAGCTCCCGGGAGGTGGTCCGAGCTCTGGACGAGAAGATCGCCAAGTACAAGCAGTTCCTGTCGCGCGCCCAGTCCAAGAGGTTCTCCGCCATCCG AATCCCCAAGGAGCTCTCCGCGACCATGCGCCCGCCAGTGGAGCGGCAGAGACCGGCGCCCGCAGAGCCACGCCCACAAG tgAGCACAGCAGtgggcaggaagaggaagttgAAGGAAGACGGCGAGCCGGGGCCCGTGTCCAAACAGACGTCCAAAGAG AGGAGAAGGCAGGAGCGCGCTCAGAAGGCCAGGAAGGTGGGTGTGCGGTACTACGACACGCACAACgtcaagaacaagaacaaggaCAGGAAGATGCCCAGAGAGGCCCAGGGCAAGGGCAACAAGAAGGCCAAACACTAG